DNA from Flavobacteriales bacterium:
CAGTCCGGGCTGGTGAAGGCCGATGGCAGCGGCACGGTGACCGATCTGAGCAAGAGCGGCTATGGCCACTGGGGCCCCACCTGGACCATGGGCGGGAAGGCCATGCTCACCTACAGCAGCCGCGATGGCATGAAGAACCATGCGAGCTGGGGCGGCCAGATGGACGCCTATGCCACCTTCTTCACGCAGGAAGCGCTGGACCGCTTCAAACTGAGCAAGGAGGAGTTCGAGCTGCTCAAGGAAGTGGAGGACGAGAAGAAGAAGGACGAGGAGAAGAAAGAAGCCGACAAGGCGAAAGCCGGCAAGGGCGGCAAGGGCGGGGATGAAGCGGAGCAGCCGGAGCCGGTGAAGATCGATCTGGAGCACATCGAGGACCGGCGCGTGCGGCTCACCATCCACAGCAGCAATCTGGCCGGTGCCGTGCTGAGCAAGGACGGCGAGAAGCTCTACTACCTCGCCCGCTTCGAGAAGGGATACGACCTGTGGGAGACCGCGCTGCGCACCAAGGAGACCAAGGTGGCGGCCAAGATGGGCGCCGGGAACGCCGGCGGGCTCCTGCTGGACAAGGAGGGGAAGAACCTCTTCTTCATGAAGGACGGCGGCATCGCGCGCTTCGATATCGAGAAGGGCACCGTGGAGAGCGTGGGCATCAACGGCGAGATGACCCTGAACGAAGCGAAGGAGCGCGAGTACCTCTTCGAGCACGCCTGGAGGCAGGTGGTGAAGAAGTTCTACGACCCCAAGCTGCACGGCGTGGACTGGGGTTTCTACAAGCAGGAGTACGCCCGCGTGCTGCCCCACGTGAACAACAATTGGGACTTCGCCGAGCTGCTGAGCGAGATGCTCGGCGAGCTCAACGCCTCGCACACCGGATCGGGCTACCGCCGCCGCGACCCCAACGGCGATGCCACCGCCTCGCTGGGCCTGTTCTACGACGATGCGCACGCCGGAAGCGGCCTGAAGGTGGCCGAAGTGATGCAGAAAGGCCCCTGCGTAAAGGAGGGCTCACGCATCAAGGCCGGCGTGGTGATCGAGCGGATCGACGGCCAGCCGATCGGCCAGAACGAGGACGCGGCACGGCTGCTGAACCGGAAGGCCGACAAGCCCACGCTGCTCGGCCTCCTCGATCCCAAGAGCGGCCAACGCTGGGAGGAGACCGTGAAGCCCATCAGCCGCGGCGAGGAGATGGACCTGCTCTACCACCGCTGGACGGACCGCTGCGCCTTCCTGGTGGACAGCCTGAGCGGGGGGCGCATCGGCTACGTGCATGTGGAGGGCATGAACGACCCCAGCTACAGGAAGGTCTATGAGGACGCCTTGGGCAAGCATCACGGCAAGGAGGCCCTGGTGGTCGACACCCGCTTCAACGGCGGCGGATGGCTGCACGACGACCTGGCCACCTTCCTTGGCGGCAAGGTGTACATGCGCATCGAGCCGCGCGGGCAGAAGCTGGGCAAGGAGCCCCAGTTCAAATGGCACAAGCCCAGTGCGGTGGTCATGAGCGAGAGCAACTACAGCGATGCCCACCTCTTCCCCGTGACCTACAAGGCGCTCGGCGTAGGCCCGCTCGTGGGCATGCCCGTTCCCGGCACCGGCACAGCCGTGTGGTGGGAAGGCCTGCAGAACGGCATGTACTTCGGCATCCCCCAGGTGGGCATGATCGACAACGCCGGCAACTTCATGGAGAACACGCAGCTGGAGCCCGACATCCGCCAGCCGCTGGAGCCCGAGGAGGTGGCGAGGGGGCGCGACCAGCAGCTGGAAGCCGCCGTGAGGGCCTTGCTGGAGCAGCTGGGGCGTTGAGCCCAGGGCGGCCGGGGGACGATCGTCAGCCTGCAGGCCGGCGCAGCGCCTATATTGGCCGCCGGCTTGACCGATGCGGCAAGCCGGATGCATGCGTCAACAAGGCCAGGTCAAGTTCGTCCCGAAGGACCGTTCCGCTTTCCATGCCACCCTTCGGCAGCGCGTGGATGAGCATTTCCGCACCACCGGCCGCAGCCGGCACGCCAATGCGGCCATGATCGTGAAGACGGTGGTGCTGCTCACCATGTACCTGGCGCCCTTCGTGCTGCTGCTCACCCTGCAGCCGGGCGCGGGGGCCTCCATCGCCTTGTGGGCCATCATGGGCTTCGGGCTGGCCGGCATCGGCATGAGCGTGATGCACGATGCCAACCATGGCGCCTATTCCGCCAACGAGCGCGTGAACTGGTGGCTGGGCCACACGCTGAACCTGCTCGGCGGCAGCACCCACAACTGGAAGCTGCAGCACAACATCCTGCACCACACCTACACCAACATCACGCACGTCGACGACGACATCGCCGACCGCCTGGTGCTGAAGTTCTCGCCGCACACCGGCAAGCGCTGGTACCACCGCTTCCAATGGCTCTATGCCACCCTCTTCTATGGCTTGCTCACGCTCTATTGGGTGGTGGCCAAGGACTTCGTGCAGTTCAAGCAGTACGCGGCGCGCGGCGTGATGGCGGGAAGCGCCAGCGCGAAGCGCAGCGCCCTGCTGCGCATCATCGGGCTCAAGGTGGTGTACCTCGCCCTCGTCATCGGGCTGCCCCTCGCGCTGGGCCTGCCCTGGCTGCAGGTGGTCCTGGGCTTCCTGCTCATGCACTTCATCGCGGGCGCCATCCTCACCCTTGTGTTCCAATTGGCGCATACCGTCGAGGGCACGGACCATCCGCTGCCCGACGCGCACGGCGTGATCGCCGACGACTGGGCTGCGCACCAGCTGCGCACCACGGTCGACTTCAGTCCGGGCAACGGCCTGCTCAGCTGGTACGTGGGCGGGCTCAACTACCAGATCGAGCACCACCTCTTCCCGCGCATCGCCCACGTGCATTACCCGGACATCGCGCCCATCGTGGAGCGCACCGCGCGCGAATTCGGGCTGCCCTACATGGTGAACCCCACCCTGCTCAGCGCGCTGCGCTCGCACTTCGCGCTCATGCGGAGGATCGGGCTTCCGAGCTTGAATGAGGCGATCGGGTAGGCGCGAGGGGGGCGGGGGGGGTAACGACTACCCCGACTGCGCCACTCCTTCGCTCCACTTCGGAGAGCGAGGCAACGCTATGGTCAGCGAAGCATCAGGCCGCTCTTCCAGCCAGAGGTTGGCGGCCTGGGTCGTGCCTCAACGCTGAATGATCACGCGCTGCACCACCGGCGCGCGCCCCTTGCTCCGAACCGCCACCGTGTACAGCCCTTCGGCTTGCCGCGATAAGTCCAACACCATGCTGGCACTGGTGATGCGCTGTTGCAATACCGTGCGGCCAAGGGCGTCGCGCACTTCCACTTCTTCCGCCCCTCACTGCGCGTAGCCTGTGGCTACGCGCCACAACGCAGATCCATCGTAGCCTGCGGCTGCAACCGTTGCTCGTTCTACTCCACAACAACCCGCTCATCCCCCACCCGCCGCCCCTTGCTCCACAGCTCCATCAGGTACACGCCGCTGCCCAGCCCGTGCAGGCCCAGCGTGTGCTGGTGGGTGGTCACGCGCTCGCGTAGCACTTCGCGTCCCAGCGCATCGCGCAGCAACAGAACGCTAGCAGCAGGCAATTGCCCCAATTCGAGCGTGACCGATGCACTGGCCGGGTTGGGGTAGAGCGTGAAACTGATCTCCTCGTGCTCCCGCACCCCCACATCCAACCCGTACAGCCTGCTCACGAAGCGCTGCGTGGGGTCGTTGGTGGTGCCATCGTCGTAGCCGTGGTAGGCACCGTGGATGTAGTAGCTGCCATCGAACGAGGGTGCAATGCCTGCAACAACCAGATATAATGTGCCATTGTAGTTGTACATGCCGCATCCTTCGCCCTCGAATACACCAGGCAGCAACGCTCCATCAGCCGATAGCATCGCGATGCCCCCGCGGGTCTGGCCGTCTATCCGATCAAACCAGCCCGTCACGATCATGCGGCCATCGCTCAGCAAGTGAATATCCCTAACACTTGGCAAATCGCTGTTCGGATTGAAGGCAACCCCGAAGTCAAGCAGGTTGAAGGTTGGGTCGATGGAGCCATCCGGCATGAACCGCAAAAGGCTGTAAATCGTGTCGTTGCCGGGAAGCTTGAACAAGCCGCCCGCCAGTATGCGCCCATCCGCAAGGGTCAGGAACTTGTAAGCGCCTCCCCACGACTGCAGGACGGGGCTGAACGACGGGTCCAATCCGCCGTCAGGATGCACTCGGAAAACAGGACTAACCGGGACTCCTTCATACTCGGTCATCGTTCCCGAGCACAGGAACTTCCCATCCGGCTGCTCCTCGAACTCGAAGAGCACCTCGTCGCATCGCCGGTGGTGCTTGGTGGTATCCAACTGGCCCGTATTGGTGAACCAGATCAGGTTGTACAAGCCCACGAAGCCATGCTCCGGGTCGTTCAGCGTGTGCGCACCGCTGATCACGATGCGCCCATCGGGGTACACATGGTAGTCCCCGCCTTGGAGCGAGGAAAATAGTGGAGCATTAGCGTTTAGATGTTGAAACGAAGGATCCACATTGCCATTCAGAAGCAACCTCCGAACGGTCTGCGAAAGACCGACATAGATCTTATCCTGCCACGGCGTAATCCTACCACCCATAGAGGGGTAAGCTGGGAAGGTGGGGTCCAAAGCTCCGTCCTGCATCAAGCGCGCACCAGTTCTCCAAGATGCATCACCCGGATACCGAAACATGCCGGAAATCAGAACATTCCCATCCGGCAATGGAAGAACACTATTCACGGAAACCTGTTGTATGCTCGTCCTGAAGCCCATATCCAGATTGAAGGGCTGTTGGGCAAGGCCCAGCGTGGCCACCACCAGGGTGGCCACGCCAGACGTTGCTCGTTTGAGTTCCTCGATCACTCTACGCTGAGTTTGCGCGCATCCAAGGTAAGGCCTAGCTGCTGCAGCTCCACGGTGTACTGCCCGGCAGCAAGGCCGCGCAGGTCGAGGACCTGATCCATACCGTTGGCAACCACACGTTGGCGAAGCGCGATCCGGCCAAGCGCGTCGCGCAGCACGAATTCACCTTCGTCAATTCGGCCAGCGAGCTTGGCCGAGGTCCAGTTGCGCGCGGGGTTGGGCGCCAGCGTGAAGCTGGCTGCCGCAGCTGCTTCTTGAACGGGCAGCTTGCGCGCCTTGGGGCCTTCTTCCTCGCTGCCGCCGGTGAGCGGTGCGCGGCAGATGCCGTAGTGGAAGCAGAGGATGTTCTGCGCCCAGGTGGCAGGGCGGTCGTATTGATTGTTCACCAATGCCTGCAGCTGCGCTTGTTCCACTGGGCTCAGCTCGCCCTCATCACGCCCATCGGCATGCACCGCGTCAAGCAAATCAATCAAGTTCAGCATGCCCTGGCGCTCAATAGCCCCTCAACCTCGGCAGGGTCTCCCGCAGGGGACCCTGCCGCACCAACGCAACTATCACCTCTGCCGCGGCGCGCCCGCACCGTTGCTCGTTCTATTCCACCACCACCTTCGCACCCGCCAACCACCGTGTGCCATCGGTGAGGTGCAGGTAGTGCAGGCCGGTTGCGAGGTTGGAGGCTGCAAGGTTGCAGGTTGTGCCGCGCATCTGTTCCTCGTGCACCCTGCGGCCGGTGGCATCCAGCAGCACCACCCGTAATGGGCCGTTGGGCGTGAACGTTGGTGGCGGCTCGAAGCGGATGCGCAGCGGCTGGCCAGCGGCCACAGGGTTGGGTGCGATGCTCAGGTATTGGTTCATATCCAACGCGTATTCCTGCACGCCCACCGTGTGGCAGCCCGGCACCACGCAGCCAAGGCTGTCGGTCTTCACCACGTAGATGGTCTGCGATTGCTGGAAGTTGGGCGCGTCTATCGGCATCATGCGGTTGGCCTCGCCGGTGCAGACGAAGCCGCCATCGCTGGTGAGGGTCACATCGTTGAGGTAATGCGGGCCATGGGCCACCTGATAGCCCCGCGTCCACAGGCTATCGCCTTGCGGAGAGAACTTGCAGAGCATGCCGTTGAGGCCCGCCGCCGCGCTGAAGGCCACCCCAATGAAGGAGCCATCGGGCAGCACCTCGAAGTCACGGGCTCCCACATTAAAACCATAGTGGCTTTCCTTCTGCCAGACGATGTCCCCGACCGCGTTCCATTTGGTGAGCATCACCTGGCTGTATTCCGACGGCCAACTCGGCTCGCGGTAATTGCTCCAGGTCACGATGCCGCCATCTGCCGTTACCTTCACTGAACCATTCTGCGTAGCGTAACCGCCGTAGTAGCGCGTCCAGATCGGGTTGCCATTGGCATCGGTGCGGATCAGGAAGCTGGAGTTGAAGATGCTCGTGGCTTGGCGGTAGCCCGTGAGCACGAAGCCGCCATCGGTGTACTGATCCAGACCTAGTATGACCTCGTTCTGAGACGCGAGGCCGATGCGCCTCGTCCACAACGTGTCGCACTGCGCGTTCAGCCTGATCAAGAAAGCCTGTACGTCACCGGGCTGCTGCCAGAACCCCCCGAGCACATACCCATCATCCATTGTCGCGCGCGACTGACGGATGGCTCTGTTCACGGAATCCTCGGCCGGATACACCAGAAATGGCAACCGGAATATCCTATTCCCGCTCGCATCGAACCTATAGATGAAGGTCGTGTCCCCGTAGCCCCATCCTTCAGGGACACTGGCCAGGAAACTCCCATCGTTCCCATCGGCCAGCGCATCGATGTAGCCGATATCGTAGTGGCGGTTGTCGCCGTAGGTGTACTCCAATTCGCCCTGCACTGTGCCTTCTTGATCAAGCCTTCGGGTGAATACGTGCAGCTTCCCCGTGCCATCGTGCGAATATTGATGGCAGAATGCGAGGTATCCATCCGGCACCTCCCTTACAGAGATGCCCGCTCCGCTACGCCCCGCCTGCAGATCGTTGAAATGAACGATGAAACCCCCTTGGGCGGATGCCCGAAGGCACCCACCCAAGAGGATCATCATCAAAACTTGCCGGAAGCTCATCGGACCACGTTGAACTTGGTGCTGCCCAAGTTATAGCCATCGAGCATAAGACGCACCACGTAGAGGCCATCGGCCCAGCCGCGCACGTTGCTCTCCACCAAACCCTTGCGGCCATTGAGCGCAATGGTCCGCATTAGACGGCCTTGCGCATCGTGGATCTCCAGCACGCCTTCTTCGAGCCCCTCGCCGTAGGTGAAGGCGATGCGGTCCGTAGCCGGATTGGGCATCGCGGTAATCACTGGAATGGCCGTCAACTCATCCATGGAGTTCCGCCCGCGCGGCCGGCTCTTGAACATCACCGGCAGCTCTGGGGTCGGCAGGCTGTCGATCTCTGCCAATTGGTAGAGCGTGGCCCAGGCCAGGGCGCCGCCCGAGGGTGCGTGGCTCATGGCCATCTGGTAGAGTTCGTCGCGATCGGCCGGGGTGCTCTGGGTCCAATCGCCGTTGTGGTTCTGGTACAGAGCGCCCCATTCCAAGAGGCCCTCAACGCCCTTCGCGTAGGTGAGGGCAGCGGCCAGTTGCGCGGCTTTCGCGTCATCGCCG
Protein-coding regions in this window:
- a CDS encoding acyl-CoA desaturase; translation: MRQQGQVKFVPKDRSAFHATLRQRVDEHFRTTGRSRHANAAMIVKTVVLLTMYLAPFVLLLTLQPGAGASIALWAIMGFGLAGIGMSVMHDANHGAYSANERVNWWLGHTLNLLGGSTHNWKLQHNILHHTYTNITHVDDDIADRLVLKFSPHTGKRWYHRFQWLYATLFYGLLTLYWVVAKDFVQFKQYAARGVMAGSASAKRSALLRIIGLKVVYLALVIGLPLALGLPWLQVVLGFLLMHFIAGAILTLVFQLAHTVEGTDHPLPDAHGVIADDWAAHQLRTTVDFSPGNGLLSWYVGGLNYQIEHHLFPRIAHVHYPDIAPIVERTAREFGLPYMVNPTLLSALRSHFALMRRIGLPSLNEAIG
- a CDS encoding T9SS type A sorting domain-containing protein, translating into MIEELKRATSGVATLVVATLGLAQQPFNLDMGFRTSIQQVSVNSVLPLPDGNVLISGMFRYPGDASWRTGARLMQDGALDPTFPAYPSMGGRITPWQDKIYVGLSQTVRRLLLNGNVDPSFQHLNANAPLFSSLQGGDYHVYPDGRIVISGAHTLNDPEHGFVGLYNLIWFTNTGQLDTTKHHRRCDEVLFEFEEQPDGKFLCSGTMTEYEGVPVSPVFRVHPDGGLDPSFSPVLQSWGGAYKFLTLADGRILAGGLFKLPGNDTIYSLLRFMPDGSIDPTFNLLDFGVAFNPNSDLPSVRDIHLLSDGRMIVTGWFDRIDGQTRGGIAMLSADGALLPGVFEGEGCGMYNYNGTLYLVVAGIAPSFDGSYYIHGAYHGYDDGTTNDPTQRFVSRLYGLDVGVREHEEISFTLYPNPASASVTLELGQLPAASVLLLRDALGREVLRERVTTHQHTLGLHGLGSGVYLMELWSKGRRVGDERVVVE
- a CDS encoding S41 family peptidase gives rise to the protein MRHVPLAFLSAILSTGPAVAQSGPDEALWLRYPAISPDGGTIVFCYQGDLWRVAASGGTASLLTTHEAYDCNPVWSRDGKTIAFSSDRFGNNDVFVMPAEGGPATRLTFHSASDIPTDFSPDGRQVLFSSSRLDDRRNQEFPSPGLGELYSVPVAGGRVTRVMTTVAEDARYSPDGSLIAYHDWKGYEDEFRKHHVSSVTRDIWTFSPATGQYQRISGFAGEDREPVFGPDGRSVYYLSEEKGDFNVHRMPATGGASTQLTFLKHHPVRHLSISADGTLCFNHHGTLYTFKEGGQPRKVAVRIAVDQRYNPERTVKVTGEVRDFHVAPSGKEVAFVHRGEVFVTSVKEGTTRRITNTPEQERDVRFSPDGRTLLYATERNGSWDLYTTAIARKEEPYFFTATVLKEEALLATPAEEFQPRWSPDGKEVAYLEERTTVRVFDIAGKKSRTVLPGDRNYSYADGDQHFDWSPDSKWLLVNFLNPDQWIDQSGLVKADGSGTVTDLSKSGYGHWGPTWTMGGKAMLTYSSRDGMKNHASWGGQMDAYATFFTQEALDRFKLSKEEFELLKEVEDEKKKDEEKKEADKAKAGKGGKGGDEAEQPEPVKIDLEHIEDRRVRLTIHSSNLAGAVLSKDGEKLYYLARFEKGYDLWETALRTKETKVAAKMGAGNAGGLLLDKEGKNLFFMKDGGIARFDIEKGTVESVGINGEMTLNEAKEREYLFEHAWRQVVKKFYDPKLHGVDWGFYKQEYARVLPHVNNNWDFAELLSEMLGELNASHTGSGYRRRDPNGDATASLGLFYDDAHAGSGLKVAEVMQKGPCVKEGSRIKAGVVIERIDGQPIGQNEDAARLLNRKADKPTLLGLLDPKSGQRWEETVKPISRGEEMDLLYHRWTDRCAFLVDSLSGGRIGYVHVEGMNDPSYRKVYEDALGKHHGKEALVVDTRFNGGGWLHDDLATFLGGKVYMRIEPRGQKLGKEPQFKWHKPSAVVMSESNYSDAHLFPVTYKALGVGPLVGMPVPGTGTAVWWEGLQNGMYFGIPQVGMIDNAGNFMENTQLEPDIRQPLEPEEVARGRDQQLEAAVRALLEQLGR